One window of Zalophus californianus isolate mZalCal1 chromosome 3, mZalCal1.pri.v2, whole genome shotgun sequence genomic DNA carries:
- the PASK gene encoding PAS domain-containing serine/threonine-protein kinase isoform X3: MRSSAAGGASLTSSGQLTVAALAGRFPMEDGGSPESPAVWTASEPSESLSSAHRHLSRRNGLSKLCQSRMGLSEDRWNSYCLSSLAAQNICTSKLHCLVPPEPPELPRSLGSASCCSLLRGLSSGLSTPLLPTPVCNPNKAVFTVDAKTTEILVANDKACQLLGHSSHDLIGQKLMQFFLKPDSDVVKALSEEHVEADGRAAVVFGTVVDVVSRSGEKIPVSVWMKKVKQEHSLCRVVVLEPVERVSAWVAFQGDGTITSCDSLFALLHGYASGEEMLGQHIADLIPSVQLPPRGEPVPQNLKIQRSVGRAKDGTTFPLSLKLKSESSSEMVEDSSAVPELGYSASIWVFSTISGLITLLPDGTIYGINHSFALMLFGYGKTELLGKNITFLIPGFYHYMGLACDTSLPLPDLANCLDIGNQSEPGETSVGPWQGRNPAGVATDPRANGALVGDHVLPRGETREPVGSQEAFAGTQAQADPGGGLSSSLPRLPTPGVDSIPEGSPPAQEWSSPEDQGDTPEGSAPAQEWSSPEDQGDIPEGSPPAQEWSSLEDQGDIPEGSAPAQEWSSPEDRRDIPEGNAPAQEWSSPEDQGDTPEGSAPAQEWLSPEDQGDIPEGSPPAQEWSSPEDQGDIPEGSAPAQEWSSPEDRGDIPEGSAPAQEWLSPKDQGDIPEGNAPAQEWSSPEDQGDIPEGSAPAQEWLSPKDQRDILEGSAPAHSQQSSADDQPNALLEKEEPAAPESLRQDLVGRSGSHPVHTWMSASREGSEDRSRHAEMCSLYEAQLEWTSLSSARNSNHRADTIMPEPHATGQLAGEGLLMPCPGYRGEQSTQSGSPPRTARLPFLMPTLDEPWVAVENDREELQTCLIKEQLSKLSLVEPLGVSYTKLAPEERPQFSAPVSLCDPGSRALCSRAGSSSAYYALATDLPGVLDAAPAQEADGNSFSWNLKELFYNERTDRTSSSCSCTASELVGTPSPSPAGSDVDMSGLHRRRSDVLDDRELLLLTGTYFDLGEARQFCESRLGPHQVEPSETCLVSSEHYEVSGRESPACVLPTPGAGPADVCPTEEPRLSFQVTSTPVRGDSPATSGGTRVQQEIQEGTYAGSCYHRDGAQLSVQFEVKRVELQGSATLFCCWLMKDLLHSRRDSATRARLLLASLPSSSHSVCELSEPSMGEMLRSKPWFEEPPRAVELEGPAACEGAYSRKYSTLSPLGSGAFGFVWTAVDKEANKEVVVKFIKKEKVLEDCWIEDPKLGKVTLEIAILSRVDHANIIKVLDVFENQGFFQLVMEKHGSGLDLFAFIDRHPSLDEPLASYIFRQLVTAVGYLRSKSIIHRDIKDENIVIAEDFTIKLIDFGSAAYLEKGRLFHTFCGTIEYCAPEVLMGNPYKGPELEMWSLGVTLYTLIFEENPFCELEETMEAMIHPPYLVSEEGTGMSCSLSPGVAGPVCPNPQLVSGGFLGQSEVLVVGRPRTCSVRPVPLGPSPDPPSVFWPHA, encoded by the exons TTGACGGTTGCTGCCCTGGCCGGCCGGTTCCCAATGGAGGACGGAGGCTCCCCCGAGAGCCCAGCTGTGTGGACTGCCTCCGAGCCCAGCGAGTCCCTGTCCTCGGCCCACAGACACCTGAGCAGAAGGAATGGGCTTTCGAAGCTCTGCCAGAGCAGGATGGGCCTCTCTG aagACAGATGGAATTCCTACTGTTTGTCGTCACTGGCCGCCCAGAACATCTGCACCAGCAAACTGCACTGCCTGGTGCCACCGGAGCCGCCGGAACTGCCCCGGTCCCTGGGCAGCGCGTCCTGCTGCTCTCTGCTGCGGGGCTTGTCCTCAGGGTTGTCCacgcccctgctccccacccccgtgTGCAACCCGAACAAGGCCGTGTTCACTGTGGACGCCAAGACCACAGAG ATCCTGGTTGCCAACGACAAGGCTTGCCAGCTCCTGGGGCACAGCAGCCATGACCTGATCGGCCAGAAGCTCATGCAGTTCTTCCTGAAGCCCGATTCCGACGTGGTGAAGGCCCTCAGTGAAGAGCACGTGGAGGCCGACGGCCGTGCCGCTGTCGTGTTCGGCACAGTA GTAGACGTGGTGAGCCGCAGCGGGGAGAAGATCCCCGTTTCTGTGTGGATGAAGAAGGTGAAGCAGGAGCATAGCTTGTGCCGTGTGGTCGTGCTGGAGCCTGTGGAGCGGGTGTCCGCCTGGGTCGCTTTCCAGGGCGAT GGAACCATAACATCCTGTGACAGCCTGTTTGCTCTCCTGCATGGGTACGCATCTGGGGAGGAGATGCTCGGGCAGCACATCGCAGACCTGATCCCTTCTGTGCAGCTCCCCCCCCGCGGCGAGCCTGTTCCACAG AATCTCAAGATTCAGAGGTCTGTTGGGAGAGCCAAGGATGGTACCACTTTCCCTCTGAGCTTAAAACTGAAATCTGAGTCCAGTAGCGAGATGGTGGAAGACAGCAGTGCAGTCCCCGAGCTGGGTTACTCGGCATCCATCTGGGTATTCTCCACCATCAGCGGCCTCATCACCCTCCTGCCCGACGGGACCATCTACGGCATCAACCACAGCTTTGCACTGATGCTGTTCGGTTACGGGAAGACGGAGCTTCTGGGCAAG AACATCACTTTCCTGATTCCCGGCTTCTACCACTACATGGGCCTTGCGTGTGACACTTCTTTACCGCTGCCAGACCTGGCCAACTGCTTGGATATCGGCAACCAGAGTGAGCCTGGGGAGACAAGCGTGGGCCCCTGGCAGGGCCGGAACCCAGCCGGCGTGGCCACGG ATCCAAGGGCTAACGGCGCGCTTGTTGGAGACCACGTTCTTCCACGAGGGGAGACCCGAGAGCCCGTGGGAAGCCAAGAAGCCTTCGCTGGGACCCAGGCCCAAGCAGACCCTGGAGGcggcctctcttcctccctcccgcGTCTGCCCACTCCAGG AGTGGACAGCATCCCAGAAGGAAGTCCGCCAGCCCAGGAATGGTCGTCACCCGAGGACCAGGGAGACACCCCGGAAGGAAGCGCACCAGCCCAGGAATGGTCGTCACCCGAGGACCAGGGAGACATCCCGGAAGGAAGCCCGCCAGCCCAGGAATGGTCGTCACTCGAGGACCAGGGAGACATCCCGGAAGGAAGCGCACCAGCCCAGGAATGGTCTTCACCCGAGGACCGGAGAGACATCCCGGAAGGAAACGCACCAGCCCAGGAATGGTCTTCACCCGAGGACCAGGGAGACACCCCGGAAGGAAGCGCACCAGCCCAGGAATGGTTGTCACCCGAGGACCAGGGAGACATCCCGGAAGGAAGCCCGCCAGCCCAGGAATGGTCGTCACCCGAGGACCAGGGAGACATCCCGGAAGGAAGCGCACCAGCCCAGGAATGGTCTTCACCCGAGGACCGGGGAGACATCCCGGAAGGAAGCGCACCAGCCCAGGAATGGTTGTCACCCAAGGACCAGGGAGACATCCCGGAAGGAAACGCACCAGCCCAGGAATGGTCTTCACCCGAGGACCAGGGAGACATCCCGGAAGGAAGCGCACCAGCCCAGGAATGGTTGTCACCCAAGGACCAGCGAGACATCCTGGAGGGAAGCGCACCAGCCCATAGCCAACAGTCATCAGCCGATGACCAGCCGAATGCTCtcttggagaaagaggaacctgCAGCCCCAGAAAGCCTCAGACAGGACCTTGTAGGAAGAAGCGGGTCTCACCCAGTACACACATGGATGTCTGCCTCCCGTGAAGGATCTGAGGATAGGAGCAGGCATGCTGAAATGTGTAGCCTGTATGAGGCACAGTTGGAGTGGACAAGCTTGAGCAGTGCCCGCAATTCGAACCATCGGGCTGATACCATCATGCCCGAGCCCCATGCCACAGGCCAGCTGGCAGGGGAGGGTCTCCTGATGCCCTGCCCTGGATATCGGGGTGAGCAGAGCACGCAGTCAGGAAGCCCCCCCAGGACAGCACGACTCCCGTTTTTGATGCCTACTCTGGATGAGCCGTGGGTGGCCGTGGAGAATGACCGCGAGGAGCTACAGACTTGCTTAATTAAGGAGCAGCTGTCCAAGTTGAGCCTCGTGGAACCACTGGGTGTCTCTTACACCAAGCTGGCCCCAGAAGAGCGCCCCCAATTCTCTGCCCCTGTGTCCTTGTGCGACCCAGGAAGCAGGGCCCTGTGCAGCCGAGCAGGCAGCTCCTCGGCCTACTATGCTCTGGCCACAGACCTCCCTGGTGTGCTGGATGCAGCGCCAGCCCAGGAGGCTGATGGGAATTCATTTTCCTGGAACCTCAAGGAACTCTTTTACAATGAACGGACAGATCGAACTTCCTCCAGCTGTTCCTGCACTGCGTCTGAGCTTGTGGGGACGCCGTCTCCTTCGCCGGCAGGCTCTGATGTAGACATGAGTGGTCTGCACCGGCGGAGATCAGATGTTCTGGATGACCGAGAATTGTTGCTCCTGACCGGCACTTACTTCGATCTTGGGGAGGCTCGGCAGTTTTGCGAGAGCCGTCTGGGGCCCCATCAAGTAGAGCCCTCCGAGACGTGTCTGGTATCCTCAGAACACTATGAAGTGAGTGGCAGAGAGAGCCCAGCCTGTGTCCTTCCCACGCCGGGGGCTGGCCCCGCAGATGTGTGCCCCACAGAGGAGCCCAGGTTGAGTTTCCAGGTCACCTCCACACCTGTGAGAGGGGACAGCCCGGCAACATCTGGGGGTACCCGCGTGCAGCAGGAGATCCAGGAGGGGACCTACGCCGGCAGCTGCTACCACCGGGATGGAGCCCAGCTGA GTGTGCAGTTTGAGGTGAAGCGGGTGGAGCTCCAAGGCTCCGCAACCCTGTTCTGCTGCTGGCTCATGAAGGACCTGCTGCACAGCCGCCGGGACTCGGCCACGCGGGCCCGTCTGCTCCTGGCCAGCCTGCCCAGCTCCAGCCACTCCGTGTGCGAGCTTTCTGAACCCAgcatgggggag ATGCTCAGAAGCAAGCCCTGGTTCGAGGAGCCCCCCAGGGCTGTGGAGCTGGAGGGGCCGGCAGCCTGCGAGGGCGCATACTCCCGCAAGTACAGCACGCTGAGCCCCCTGGGCAGTGGGGCCTTTGGCTTCGTCTGGACTGCAGTGGACAAGGAAGCCAACAAGGAG GTGGTGGTAAAGTTTATTAAGAAGGAGAAGGTTTTGGAAGATTGTTGGATCGAGGATCCCAAACTTGGAAAAGTTACTTTAGAGATTGCAATTCTGTCCAGGGTGGACCACGCCAATATCATCAAG GTGTTGGACGTATTTGAAAACCAAGGGTTCTTTCAGCTTGTGATGGAGAAGCACGGCTCCGGCCTGGACCTGTTTGCATTCATTGACCGCCACCCCAGCCTTGACGAGCCCCTGGCAAGTTACATCTTCCGACAA CTGGTGACGGCGGTGGGGTACCTGCGCTCGAAGAGCATCATTCACCGCGACATCAAAGACGAGAACATTGTGATCGCGGAGGACTTTACCATCAAGCTGATCGACTTCGGCTCCGCTGCCTACTTGGAGAAGGGCAGGCTGTTTCATACGTTTTGTGGGACTATTGAGTACTGCGCACCCGAAGTCCTCATGGGAAACCC GTACAAGGGGCCGGAGCTGGAGATGTGGTCGCTGGGGGTCACGCTGTACACGCTGATCTTTGAGGAGAACCCCTTCTGCGAGCTGGAGGAGACCATGGAGGCCATGATCCACCCCCCGTACCTGGTGTCAGAAG AGGGGACGGGCATGTCCTGCAGCTTGTCTCCGGGAGTAGCTGGGCCCGTGTGCCCAAACCCCCAACTTGTCAGTGGAGGTTTCCTGGGCCAGTCAGAGGTGCTCGTGGTGGGCAGACCCAGGACCTGCAGTGTGAGACCTGTTCCACTTGGGCCCAGCCCCGACCCACCGTCCGTCTTCTGGCCACATGCCTAA
- the PASK gene encoding PAS domain-containing serine/threonine-protein kinase isoform X5 yields the protein MRSSAAGGASLTSSGQLTVAALAGRFPMEDGGSPESPAVWTASEPSESLSSAHRHLSRRNGLSKLCQSRMGLSEDRWNSYCLSSLAAQNICTSKLHCLVPPEPPELPRSLGSASCCSLLRGLSSGLSTPLLPTPVCNPNKAVFTVDAKTTEILVANDKACQLLGHSSHDLIGQKLMQFFLKPDSDVVKALSEEHVEADGRAAVVFGTVVDVVSRSGEKIPVSVWMKKVKQEHSLCRVVVLEPVERVSAWVAFQGDGTITSCDSLFALLHGYASGEEMLGQHIADLIPSVQLPPRGEPVPQNLKIQRSVGRAKDGTTFPLSLKLKSESSSEMVEDSSAVPELGYSASIWVFSTISGLITLLPDGTIYGINHSFALMLFGYGKTELLGKNITFLIPGFYHYMGLACDTSLPLPDLANCLDIGNQSEPGETSVGPWQGRNPAGVATDPRANGALVGDHVLPRGETREPVGSQEAFAGTQAQADPGGGLSSSLPRLPTPGVDSIPEGSPPAQEWSSPEDQGDTPEGSAPAQEWSSPEDQGDIPEGSPPAQEWSSLEDQGDIPEGSAPAQEWSSPEDRRDIPEGNAPAQEWSSPEDQGDTPEGSAPAQEWLSPEDQGDIPEGSPPAQEWSSPEDQGDIPEGSAPAQEWSSPEDRGDIPEGSAPAQEWLSPKDQGDIPEGNAPAQEWSSPEDQGDIPEGSAPAQEWLSPKDQRDILEGSAPAHSQQSSADDQPNALLEKEEPAAPESLRQDLVGRSGSHPVHTWMSASREGSEDRSRHAEMCSLYEAQLEWTSLSSARNSNHRADTIMPEPHATGQLAGEGLLMPCPGYRGEQSTQSGSPPRTARLPFLMPTLDEPWVAVENDREELQTCLIKEQLSKLSLVEPLGVSYTKLAPEERPQFSAPVSLCDPGSRALCSRAGSSSAYYALATDLPGVLDAAPAQEADGNSFSWNLKELFYNERTDRTSSSCSCTASELVGTPSPSPAGSDVDMSGLHRRRSDVLDDRELLLLTGTYFDLGEARQFCESRLGPHQVEPSETCLVSSEHYEVSGRESPACVLPTPGAGPADVCPTEEPRLSFQVTSTPVRGDSPATSGGTRVQQEIQEGTYAGSCYHRDGAQLSVQFEVKRVELQGSATLFCCWLMKDLLHSRRDSATRARLLLASLPSSSHSVCELSEPSMGEMLRSKPWFEEPPRAVELEGPAACEGAYSRKYSTLSPLGSGAFGFVWTAVDKEANKEVVVKFIKKEKVLEDCWIEDPKLGKVTLEIAILSRVDHANIIKVLDVFENQGFFQLVMEKHGSGLDLFAFIDRHPSLDEPLASYIFRQLVTAVGYLRSKSIIHRDIKDENIVIAEDFTIKLIDFGSAAYLEKGRLFHTFCGTIEYCAPEVLMGNPYKGPELEMWSLGVTLYTLIFEENPFCELEETMEAMIHPPYLVSEGTGTQI from the exons TTGACGGTTGCTGCCCTGGCCGGCCGGTTCCCAATGGAGGACGGAGGCTCCCCCGAGAGCCCAGCTGTGTGGACTGCCTCCGAGCCCAGCGAGTCCCTGTCCTCGGCCCACAGACACCTGAGCAGAAGGAATGGGCTTTCGAAGCTCTGCCAGAGCAGGATGGGCCTCTCTG aagACAGATGGAATTCCTACTGTTTGTCGTCACTGGCCGCCCAGAACATCTGCACCAGCAAACTGCACTGCCTGGTGCCACCGGAGCCGCCGGAACTGCCCCGGTCCCTGGGCAGCGCGTCCTGCTGCTCTCTGCTGCGGGGCTTGTCCTCAGGGTTGTCCacgcccctgctccccacccccgtgTGCAACCCGAACAAGGCCGTGTTCACTGTGGACGCCAAGACCACAGAG ATCCTGGTTGCCAACGACAAGGCTTGCCAGCTCCTGGGGCACAGCAGCCATGACCTGATCGGCCAGAAGCTCATGCAGTTCTTCCTGAAGCCCGATTCCGACGTGGTGAAGGCCCTCAGTGAAGAGCACGTGGAGGCCGACGGCCGTGCCGCTGTCGTGTTCGGCACAGTA GTAGACGTGGTGAGCCGCAGCGGGGAGAAGATCCCCGTTTCTGTGTGGATGAAGAAGGTGAAGCAGGAGCATAGCTTGTGCCGTGTGGTCGTGCTGGAGCCTGTGGAGCGGGTGTCCGCCTGGGTCGCTTTCCAGGGCGAT GGAACCATAACATCCTGTGACAGCCTGTTTGCTCTCCTGCATGGGTACGCATCTGGGGAGGAGATGCTCGGGCAGCACATCGCAGACCTGATCCCTTCTGTGCAGCTCCCCCCCCGCGGCGAGCCTGTTCCACAG AATCTCAAGATTCAGAGGTCTGTTGGGAGAGCCAAGGATGGTACCACTTTCCCTCTGAGCTTAAAACTGAAATCTGAGTCCAGTAGCGAGATGGTGGAAGACAGCAGTGCAGTCCCCGAGCTGGGTTACTCGGCATCCATCTGGGTATTCTCCACCATCAGCGGCCTCATCACCCTCCTGCCCGACGGGACCATCTACGGCATCAACCACAGCTTTGCACTGATGCTGTTCGGTTACGGGAAGACGGAGCTTCTGGGCAAG AACATCACTTTCCTGATTCCCGGCTTCTACCACTACATGGGCCTTGCGTGTGACACTTCTTTACCGCTGCCAGACCTGGCCAACTGCTTGGATATCGGCAACCAGAGTGAGCCTGGGGAGACAAGCGTGGGCCCCTGGCAGGGCCGGAACCCAGCCGGCGTGGCCACGG ATCCAAGGGCTAACGGCGCGCTTGTTGGAGACCACGTTCTTCCACGAGGGGAGACCCGAGAGCCCGTGGGAAGCCAAGAAGCCTTCGCTGGGACCCAGGCCCAAGCAGACCCTGGAGGcggcctctcttcctccctcccgcGTCTGCCCACTCCAGG AGTGGACAGCATCCCAGAAGGAAGTCCGCCAGCCCAGGAATGGTCGTCACCCGAGGACCAGGGAGACACCCCGGAAGGAAGCGCACCAGCCCAGGAATGGTCGTCACCCGAGGACCAGGGAGACATCCCGGAAGGAAGCCCGCCAGCCCAGGAATGGTCGTCACTCGAGGACCAGGGAGACATCCCGGAAGGAAGCGCACCAGCCCAGGAATGGTCTTCACCCGAGGACCGGAGAGACATCCCGGAAGGAAACGCACCAGCCCAGGAATGGTCTTCACCCGAGGACCAGGGAGACACCCCGGAAGGAAGCGCACCAGCCCAGGAATGGTTGTCACCCGAGGACCAGGGAGACATCCCGGAAGGAAGCCCGCCAGCCCAGGAATGGTCGTCACCCGAGGACCAGGGAGACATCCCGGAAGGAAGCGCACCAGCCCAGGAATGGTCTTCACCCGAGGACCGGGGAGACATCCCGGAAGGAAGCGCACCAGCCCAGGAATGGTTGTCACCCAAGGACCAGGGAGACATCCCGGAAGGAAACGCACCAGCCCAGGAATGGTCTTCACCCGAGGACCAGGGAGACATCCCGGAAGGAAGCGCACCAGCCCAGGAATGGTTGTCACCCAAGGACCAGCGAGACATCCTGGAGGGAAGCGCACCAGCCCATAGCCAACAGTCATCAGCCGATGACCAGCCGAATGCTCtcttggagaaagaggaacctgCAGCCCCAGAAAGCCTCAGACAGGACCTTGTAGGAAGAAGCGGGTCTCACCCAGTACACACATGGATGTCTGCCTCCCGTGAAGGATCTGAGGATAGGAGCAGGCATGCTGAAATGTGTAGCCTGTATGAGGCACAGTTGGAGTGGACAAGCTTGAGCAGTGCCCGCAATTCGAACCATCGGGCTGATACCATCATGCCCGAGCCCCATGCCACAGGCCAGCTGGCAGGGGAGGGTCTCCTGATGCCCTGCCCTGGATATCGGGGTGAGCAGAGCACGCAGTCAGGAAGCCCCCCCAGGACAGCACGACTCCCGTTTTTGATGCCTACTCTGGATGAGCCGTGGGTGGCCGTGGAGAATGACCGCGAGGAGCTACAGACTTGCTTAATTAAGGAGCAGCTGTCCAAGTTGAGCCTCGTGGAACCACTGGGTGTCTCTTACACCAAGCTGGCCCCAGAAGAGCGCCCCCAATTCTCTGCCCCTGTGTCCTTGTGCGACCCAGGAAGCAGGGCCCTGTGCAGCCGAGCAGGCAGCTCCTCGGCCTACTATGCTCTGGCCACAGACCTCCCTGGTGTGCTGGATGCAGCGCCAGCCCAGGAGGCTGATGGGAATTCATTTTCCTGGAACCTCAAGGAACTCTTTTACAATGAACGGACAGATCGAACTTCCTCCAGCTGTTCCTGCACTGCGTCTGAGCTTGTGGGGACGCCGTCTCCTTCGCCGGCAGGCTCTGATGTAGACATGAGTGGTCTGCACCGGCGGAGATCAGATGTTCTGGATGACCGAGAATTGTTGCTCCTGACCGGCACTTACTTCGATCTTGGGGAGGCTCGGCAGTTTTGCGAGAGCCGTCTGGGGCCCCATCAAGTAGAGCCCTCCGAGACGTGTCTGGTATCCTCAGAACACTATGAAGTGAGTGGCAGAGAGAGCCCAGCCTGTGTCCTTCCCACGCCGGGGGCTGGCCCCGCAGATGTGTGCCCCACAGAGGAGCCCAGGTTGAGTTTCCAGGTCACCTCCACACCTGTGAGAGGGGACAGCCCGGCAACATCTGGGGGTACCCGCGTGCAGCAGGAGATCCAGGAGGGGACCTACGCCGGCAGCTGCTACCACCGGGATGGAGCCCAGCTGA GTGTGCAGTTTGAGGTGAAGCGGGTGGAGCTCCAAGGCTCCGCAACCCTGTTCTGCTGCTGGCTCATGAAGGACCTGCTGCACAGCCGCCGGGACTCGGCCACGCGGGCCCGTCTGCTCCTGGCCAGCCTGCCCAGCTCCAGCCACTCCGTGTGCGAGCTTTCTGAACCCAgcatgggggag ATGCTCAGAAGCAAGCCCTGGTTCGAGGAGCCCCCCAGGGCTGTGGAGCTGGAGGGGCCGGCAGCCTGCGAGGGCGCATACTCCCGCAAGTACAGCACGCTGAGCCCCCTGGGCAGTGGGGCCTTTGGCTTCGTCTGGACTGCAGTGGACAAGGAAGCCAACAAGGAG GTGGTGGTAAAGTTTATTAAGAAGGAGAAGGTTTTGGAAGATTGTTGGATCGAGGATCCCAAACTTGGAAAAGTTACTTTAGAGATTGCAATTCTGTCCAGGGTGGACCACGCCAATATCATCAAG GTGTTGGACGTATTTGAAAACCAAGGGTTCTTTCAGCTTGTGATGGAGAAGCACGGCTCCGGCCTGGACCTGTTTGCATTCATTGACCGCCACCCCAGCCTTGACGAGCCCCTGGCAAGTTACATCTTCCGACAA CTGGTGACGGCGGTGGGGTACCTGCGCTCGAAGAGCATCATTCACCGCGACATCAAAGACGAGAACATTGTGATCGCGGAGGACTTTACCATCAAGCTGATCGACTTCGGCTCCGCTGCCTACTTGGAGAAGGGCAGGCTGTTTCATACGTTTTGTGGGACTATTGAGTACTGCGCACCCGAAGTCCTCATGGGAAACCC GTACAAGGGGCCGGAGCTGGAGATGTGGTCGCTGGGGGTCACGCTGTACACGCTGATCTTTGAGGAGAACCCCTTCTGCGAGCTGGAGGAGACCATGGAGGCCATGATCCACCCCCCGTACCTGGTGTCAGAAG GAACTGGGACCCAAATCTAG